In Elephas maximus indicus isolate mEleMax1 chromosome 7, mEleMax1 primary haplotype, whole genome shotgun sequence, the following proteins share a genomic window:
- the SPINDOC gene encoding spindlin interactor and repressor of chromatin-binding protein isoform X2, which yields MALKAEGAALDCFEVTLKCEEAEDEAEAAVVAVIPRPEPMLRVAQQEKTPPPRPSLLEAGGDGYEEPRQQMSWEQEFLVGNSPGGSGRALCMVCGAEIRCPSADTARTHILEQHPHTLDLSPSEKSNILEAWSEGVALLQDVQADQPSPPSSDSGRDVDPDPDPDPDPAGMPAEIVVLLDSEDNPSLQALPKRTRPRGLRPLEFPAAPATEPANKKPRGQRWKEPSGEEPVRKKRSRRVTKNDPDPDPPSSPDSPMETFAAPAEVRHFTDGSFPPGFVLQLFSHTQLRASENKDSPKEGNGAEGGLGQLQSPSPGSL from the exons ATGGCTCTGAAGGCCGAGGGCGCCGCGCTCGACTGCTTCGAGGTGACGCTCAAGTGCGAGGAAGCGGAGGATGAAGCGGAGGCCGCGGTGGTGGCCGTAATTCCGCGGCCCGAGCCCATGCTCAGAG TGGCCCAGCAGGAGAAGACCCCACCACCTAGGCCCAGCCTGCTGGAGGCTGGTGGTGATGGCTATGAGGAGCCCAGGCAGCAAATGTCTTGGGAACAGGAGTTCCTGGTGGGGAACAGCCCAGGAGGCAGCGGGCGGGCACTCTGCATGGTGTGTGGTGCTGAGATCCGCTGCCCCTCGGCCGACACAGCCCGCACGCACATCCTTGAGCAGCATCCACACACCCTGGACCTCAGCCCGTCTGAGAAGAGCAACATCCTGGAGGCCTGGAGTGAGGGGGTGGCCCTTTTGCAAGACGTCCAAGCTGACCAGCCATCCCCACCCAGCTCAG ACTCAGGCCGGGATGTGGATCCAGACCCAGACCCTGATCCGGACCCTGCCGGGATGCCAGCTGAAATTGTTGTTCTCCTTGACTCCGAGGACAACCCATCCCTCCAAGCCCTCCCTAAAAGGACTCGACCCAGGGGACTTCGCCCCCTCGAGTTTCCTG ctgcCCCTGCCACAGAACCAGCAAATAAGAAGCCCCGTGGTCAGAGGTGGAAGGAGCCCTCTGGTGAAGAACCTGTCAGAAAGAAAAGAAGCAGACGCGTGACCAAAAATGACCCTGACCCAG ACCCCCCATCATCTCCTGACTCGCCCATGGAGACTTTCGCAGCCCCAGCTGAGGTACGACACTTCACGGATGGCAGCTTTCCCCCTGGCTTCGTCCTCCAGCTCTTCTCCCACACCCAGCTCAGGGCCTCTGAAAACAAGGACTCACCCAAAGAGGGGAATGGGGCCGAGGGGGGCCTCGGCCAGCTGCAAAGCCCCTCCCCAG ggtcgctatga
- the SPINDOC gene encoding spindlin interactor and repressor of chromatin-binding protein isoform X1, which yields MALKAEGAALDCFEVTLKCEEAEDEAEAAVVAVIPRPEPMLRVAQQEKTPPPRPSLLEAGGDGYEEPRQQMSWEQEFLVGNSPGGSGRALCMVCGAEIRCPSADTARTHILEQHPHTLDLSPSEKSNILEAWSEGVALLQDVQADQPSPPSSDSGRDVDPDPDPDPDPAGMPAEIVVLLDSEDNPSLQALPKRTRPRGLRPLEFPAAPATEPANKKPRGQRWKEPSGEEPVRKKRSRRVTKNDPDPDPPSSPDSPMETFAAPAEVRHFTDGSFPPGFVLQLFSHTQLRASENKDSPKEGNGAEGGLGQLQSPSPAPPPGLRGTLDLQVIRVRMEEPPAVSLLQDWSKHPPGTKGVRAGDTRDWPAVLSESSTPVGGEPEAGSGV from the exons ATGGCTCTGAAGGCCGAGGGCGCCGCGCTCGACTGCTTCGAGGTGACGCTCAAGTGCGAGGAAGCGGAGGATGAAGCGGAGGCCGCGGTGGTGGCCGTAATTCCGCGGCCCGAGCCCATGCTCAGAG TGGCCCAGCAGGAGAAGACCCCACCACCTAGGCCCAGCCTGCTGGAGGCTGGTGGTGATGGCTATGAGGAGCCCAGGCAGCAAATGTCTTGGGAACAGGAGTTCCTGGTGGGGAACAGCCCAGGAGGCAGCGGGCGGGCACTCTGCATGGTGTGTGGTGCTGAGATCCGCTGCCCCTCGGCCGACACAGCCCGCACGCACATCCTTGAGCAGCATCCACACACCCTGGACCTCAGCCCGTCTGAGAAGAGCAACATCCTGGAGGCCTGGAGTGAGGGGGTGGCCCTTTTGCAAGACGTCCAAGCTGACCAGCCATCCCCACCCAGCTCAG ACTCAGGCCGGGATGTGGATCCAGACCCAGACCCTGATCCGGACCCTGCCGGGATGCCAGCTGAAATTGTTGTTCTCCTTGACTCCGAGGACAACCCATCCCTCCAAGCCCTCCCTAAAAGGACTCGACCCAGGGGACTTCGCCCCCTCGAGTTTCCTG ctgcCCCTGCCACAGAACCAGCAAATAAGAAGCCCCGTGGTCAGAGGTGGAAGGAGCCCTCTGGTGAAGAACCTGTCAGAAAGAAAAGAAGCAGACGCGTGACCAAAAATGACCCTGACCCAG ACCCCCCATCATCTCCTGACTCGCCCATGGAGACTTTCGCAGCCCCAGCTGAGGTACGACACTTCACGGATGGCAGCTTTCCCCCTGGCTTCGTCCTCCAGCTCTTCTCCCACACCCAGCTCAGGGCCTCTGAAAACAAGGACTCACCCAAAGAGGGGAATGGGGCCGAGGGGGGCCTCGGCCAGCTGCAAAGCCCCTCCCCAG CTCCCCCTCCTGGGCTCCGTGGGACACTGGATCTTCAGGTTATTCGCGTGCGGATGGAGGAGCCACCAGCCGTCAGCCTCCTGCAGGACTGGTCCAAGCATCCCCCGGGCACCAAGGGTGTGAGAGCAGGTGACACCCGGGATTGGCCGGCAGTCCTGTCGGAATCCAGCACCCCTGTTGGGGGGGAGCCCGAGGCAGGGAGTGGTGTGTAA